CGTACCAACAATCTGCCACTCCGACGACTGCGTGAGAGGTCCGCTGATGGTGGAAGCAGTACCGATGTACACAGATGGTGCTGGGCCGCCAAATGAAATCCTGACAGGTGACTCCAGCAACTGTCTCAGCTCTCGCTGTAGTTCTGCTTCTGGAAGATGTCCGTTATCATGTTCGGCGAGACGGAGTTCAATGGCGTATGCCAAACGTTGAGCGTCTATCTCCGAATCCTTATGCATATTCCAACTGCGTTGAGCGAACCAATCCTCAAAGTCATCCAGCGACAGCTTGCCGCTGATAAGTTTGGCGATTTGTTCCCGCAGTTCAATCAGTGACATCATGGCAGCAGAGCATCCTATACCAATCCAGCGCATCTCCAAAGAGGAAATGTGCCAGATGTTCAATGACGGTAATTATTGGCAACGAGCCAAAGATGGCGAATTCACGATGATTGTGCTCAAAGATCGACATCCTGCACGCATCGAAGCCGATGAACCATTCTGTACAATGAGCCAACTGGTTTCTTACAGAGATGCCGCGGATTCTGAAATTGTACGCGTCCATCAATATCTCCGAACCAATAAGGCCATTGGAGCGTCCGGGAAACCAGACCCAAAACGTATGTTTGTAGACGGTATTTTGTACCGTCTTAATAAAAAGCAAAAGGGCACCAAAGACTGAGCCCTCATTACCTTTAGATGCCCCGTCACGGCAATTCGACCTTGGCAGAGGCGATACTTGTTGTCAAGGGATAATTACCCCGTTCCGCAACCGGAATGCTATATGCAGGGTGAGGAAGTGGAGGGATATTTGTCAAGTACCGGTTAAACGCGGACTGAACCCAGCATGGGCCTATACTCCTCCCGCCTTCAAGAATGTGTTCTCTTTATGGATGCCTAACTTCATGGTTCTAAAGAGGGGGGAGGAGGGTAGGGACGCACGCGCCATGCCAAAGATCACTGAGCGGTAATTGGGTAATTGCGGAATCGGGCAATCGGGGAATTTAAGAGCAGGTATGCGCGGTGAATGACAGGTCAAAGCGGTGATTGTTCAGGAGGGCAGCCAGATTCTCCTGATTACCCGATCAACCGATCACGCAATTGCCCGATGCTCTCCCTGCTAGTCGTCGTTCTTGGTGGCGGCTACCAGCTCGCCGGTAACGTCTTTGACGAGTTCGCGGCGGGGAGCGGGGGCGGAGCGGGTGCCTCGGGTGTCGAGCACTTGCACGCGGCGCGCAGGCACGGTGATGGGATCGAGCCGCAGGATGTTGCCGTTGCTGACCTGCGCCTGGAAGCGGAACCAGTCGGTACGGAAGAGGCGTCCGGAGGCGTAAAAGGTGACCGAGGCGGCGATGGTGCCTTCGAAGTCCTCGCCGGTGCAGGCCAGAAGCCGCGGTCCGATGTTGTGGGTCCAGGTGGTGCCGCCCAGCAAGGGGTCGTTCACCGGGTGGCGCTCGAAGGGCACGGCGTGGGAGATGCGTCGCCACTGCACCAACTGCAACAGCACCGAAAGCTTGGCCAGGTTGGTGACCACGATGCGAGCTTCCTTGGCGGAGACGCGCTCCAGCTTAATGTGCAGTTCGGGCGACCATTCGCGTTCGAACTCCTCGCGGGCGAGCGCAAGACTTTTGTCGCTAGCCTCGGCGTAGCGCAGGGTGGCGCGTGCCAGCACGATGCTGAGCACGCAGGTAACGACCGTCGCCACCACCGGGATGTAATTAATGATGGTGGTGAGGGGGATATTGAATTGAATGCCGCGCGGAATGAGGTCAAAAAGGTGCATAGAAGAAGATAGTTATGGCTCCGAGATTCTAGGCAGGGCGGACGCGGGCCGCCAGATGCGCATGGTATAGAGCCTTTGGTAATAACTGGGATGGCGGCGATGACGTTGAAGCGGAATGGGTTACGAGGACCGGGCGCGTGAAGATTGGGGCGCCACTATCTGCCGGGCTGGCTCCTAGCTGAGGCTTCCGTACGATCTGCGGGGAGGGCTTCAGCTCCTGTGGATAGACGCGCAGGGGCTAAAGCCCTCTTTTCTGCTTAATTTTTTCGTGGGCCTGAAGGCCCACGCTCCCACGGTAGCTCAGGCTTTCGTATAGGATCGGAATCATTGGGGAGCAATGCTACAGCTCAGGCCTGGGCGTAAGGCGCAATGGAGAACGGGCTCTCCCCGGTGCCGCGAAGGGTATCCAGAAGAGTGTTGATCTCGACGGGCTTGGGGAGCAATTCGAACGAATATCCCTGGGAACGCGCAGTGTGCAGCAGGTCGTTGGTCATCGCCTGGCCGGAGAAGAGGACGATGCGCGTGCCCGGGGAGATCTCGTGAATGGCCTTGGCGGCCTCAATGCCGTTGATGTGGGGCATGACCACGTCAGAAATAATAATGTCCGGGGCGTGGGCCGCGACCTCGCGGATGGCCTCCTGGCCGCCATAGGCGACACGGGACTCGAAGCCGTGTTCGCGCAGAATTTGGGCGACGGTATTGGCCACGTTGGGCTCGTCGTCCACCACCAGGACAGAGTTTTTTACGATTTCTCGGGAAGCTGGGGATGCGAGTTCGACAGCCGATTCGGGAGCCGAATGGTCCTTGCCGGCAAGCCGTTTCTCAATGCGGCGCATCTCGGCGGCAAGCGCCTGCTCTACTCGGCCAGAGCGTCTCTCGCCGTGGGCGACGCGGCTGACGAACGAACGGTCAACATCCAGCCGGCGGGCCACGCGACTGTAGGCGCCTTTGAGTAGCTTGTAACGCTCAAGGTCGCGATTTTGGTTGTTTTCGCTCAAAACTTTCGCTCTGAATTTCGAGTCATAATGGCGGCCTTAAGTTGCTTCGGCCGGCTGTGCAGATACGCGTCCGACGCCCCGCTGGCGGGCCAGAGCTAACTCCTGCGTTAGCTTAAGATACCGCCAAAAAGCCAAGAATGCAAGGGGCGGAGGATTGCAACTTATAGCAAACATTGGGGTTACAAAACGCCATCGCACGACATATTATCACTCGTAATCGACAGCTCATTTCGTGGTTTGTCGCACGGCTTGCGACCAAGCGCTCGCGGCGCGCAGGTGTTCACGCTTTTTGCCGAGGTGCTGACGTCGCAAGTTCAACTTGATCTGCAAGGTTGGCACCAACGATGCCAACTGCTGCAAATGCCCACGGTAGAGCGCGAGTTGCTGTTCCACTTCGACAACGGGAGCGCGGTCAACGGAATTGCCGGCAAACAGATTTTCGCCCAGGCGCAGAAGGGACTGAAGCTCCTGAAAATTTTCGGGTTTGGGTTCAAATTTGGGATCCACGGCGTTTCGGACGCAAGCTTCCAACATTTGATTCAGTGAGCGCAAATTGGTCAGCAGGTCGTGCATTGTCATCCACTCCACTTTGACTGCTTGGCAGGTCCATCTGTTACCGGCGTCGCCGGCGGCGGAAGAGCTGACTGCGTCTTGTTGGGCAGAACAGTGGGACGAGAAACATCTTTCTCCACTTCCAACCATGCGTCGCGAAGAGAGAGAAAGTGGCCTGATTGCTCTTCGAGCAGTTCGGCAGAGCCCTTGATTTGAGCTTCCAAAAGCTTGGCGCGAACCACCGAGTAGAAGCGGTCGAGATTCTGGGCAACCTCACCACCACGCGCGAGGTCCAGAGTGGCCTGGAGTTGGCCGACGATCGCCAGTGCATGGCCGATCTCGGCAGTGCGCCGCTCCACGTCTCCGGAGCGAACGGCGGCGAGCGCGCGCTGCAGATCGCTGATAGCGGCCTCGTAGAGAAGCACTACCAGGCGCGTCGGCGGGGCTCCGCGGACGGCGGATTCCAAGTATGCGCGTCTGGCGTCGAAGGTCATATCAGTGACCCGTTGGATTCAAACCCGCCAGGCTGGCAAGCTGTCCGCTGACGGAAGCCTGTAACAGCGGGAGTTGCCGCAGCATGACGTCAATCTGAACGTACTCTCGAGTCAACAAGTCCTGCTTGGCGGCCATGCGAACTTCAAAGTCGTCAATCTGGCGGGAGATCGAATCCTGAGAATTTTTGATTCCCGCAAGATCGGTGTACAGCAGTCCTGAGGTCGGGTCGTTGAGGACGGTGAGTTCTGCCTTGAGGTGGGTGGCGAATCCAGCCGGCGAGGCCTGCTGAAAGAAGTTCTTGACGTCAGCCGAGTGGTTGGTAAGGGCGTCGTTCAATGCCACGCTATCCACCGTCAGCGTGCCATCATTATTCATGTTCACGCCGATGGACGCGAGGTTCACGATGCCATTGTTGTGATCGATCGCGTAAGAGACGTCAAAGAGTACTTGCGACTGCAAGTTGCTAAGCGAACTGTCCGCGGCCAGTGGTCCCGCGGTATTGGAGATGGGATTATAGGTAAATTGGGCGTTGATCGTCTTAATGAGATTGTTGTAGTTGGTTACAAAATTGTTGATGGCCTGGGTGGCAGTGGAGACGTCGCGGGAGATGGTGATGGTAACCGGAGTGGAGGGCGCGCTGCTCAACAGATTCAGGGTGACGCCTGGTATCGCGCCGGTAATGGTATTGGTGGCGCTGCTGATGGGTACGCTGTCTACGCTTAGGTTGGCGTTGGCGCCAGCTGAGCCGAGGTTGAAAGTGAGGCCGGTGGTATTGGTGCTGTTGTCAATGGTGATGTTGCCAGAATCACCGCTGACATTTGCAACGAAGGTCAGGCGGGTGCCCTTGTCATCCTTGATCACGCTGGCGGTTACACCATAAGAGTGGCTGTTTATATAGGCCGCCAACTTATTCTGAGTATTGTTGCTGCTGTCCACCGTGATGGGAGTTGAATTTGCTCCCACCTGAAGGGTGAAGACGCCGGTGGCAAAGGTGGTTGTGCCGTCTGCCAGTGAGTTGCTGTAGGCAGAGCCAGTGGTGGCCAGGTTCGCGACGACGATGGTATGTGAACCCAGTGCTGCGGATGACAGCACGCTGGCAGTAAGAATGTTGCTTTGGGAAGAGGTGACGGCGCGGGAGTCGAGAGCTCCGGATGCATCGCTCAGCGCGTTGGCATTAGTGAGGAGGTTGGCAAGCAAGTTATTGATGGTGGCCAGGGCGGCAGACTGCAATGCAAGCTGGGCCTGCTGAGCTTTCATCAACGTTTCAGGTAACCGAGCCGTGGCCATGAGCTGATCAACGACGGCGGTCACATCTATGCCATTGCCGGATGCGGCTCCGCTGTTCAGATTGATGGGAAGTGTTGCCATGAATTAATTCCTCATGAGAAAAACTCAAGGGAAGCGGGTGAAAACCCGCTCCCCCGTGAGCTCAGTAGATTACTGGAGCAGCTTGAGTACACTTTGCTGCGCCTGGTTGGCTTGCGCCAGAGCGGAAATACCTGTCTGGTTAAGAATGGAGAACTTGGTGATGTTCGCCACCTCCTGCGCGATGTCGGCAGCTCGAATGCCGTCTTGCGCAGCAGTCAGGTTCTGGGTTTGATTGTTGATGACGGATACCGCGCTCTGCAGGCGGTTGATGCCGGCGCCAATTCCACCTCGTTTGCCGGCAACGTTGGCGATGGCCTGGTTGATGTCGCTCAGTGCGGCCTGGGCGGCTACGTCACTGGTCAGAAGATCAGTGGAGAGAGTCACGTGGTTGGAGCCGTTATCCAGTTCAGAAGAACTGAGCCCTCCCACCGAGACCACGATGGTGCTGGCACCGCCGGACGTGGAGTCGCTGAGGAATATGTTGGTGGTTGCGCCCAGAGAAGCGGTGGGAT
The DNA window shown above is from Terriglobales bacterium and carries:
- a CDS encoding response regulator, with the protein product MSENNQNRDLERYKLLKGAYSRVARRLDVDRSFVSRVAHGERRSGRVEQALAAEMRRIEKRLAGKDHSAPESAVELASPASREIVKNSVLVVDDEPNVANTVAQILREHGFESRVAYGGQEAIREVAAHAPDIIISDVVMPHINGIEAAKAIHEISPGTRIVLFSGQAMTNDLLHTARSQGYSFELLPKPVEINTLLDTLRGTGESPFSIAPYAQA
- the fliS gene encoding flagellar export chaperone FliS, translated to MTFDARRAYLESAVRGAPPTRLVVLLYEAAISDLQRALAAVRSGDVERRTAEIGHALAIVGQLQATLDLARGGEVAQNLDRFYSVVRAKLLEAQIKGSAELLEEQSGHFLSLRDAWLEVEKDVSRPTVLPNKTQSALPPPATPVTDGPAKQSKWSG
- the fliD gene encoding flagellar filament capping protein FliD — its product is MATLPINLNSGAASGNGIDVTAVVDQLMATARLPETLMKAQQAQLALQSAALATINNLLANLLTNANALSDASGALDSRAVTSSQSNILTASVLSSAALGSHTIVVANLATTGSAYSNSLADGTTTFATGVFTLQVGANSTPITVDSSNNTQNKLAAYINSHSYGVTASVIKDDKGTRLTFVANVSGDSGNITIDNSTNTTGLTFNLGSAGANANLSVDSVPISSATNTITGAIPGVTLNLLSSAPSTPVTITISRDVSTATQAINNFVTNYNNLIKTINAQFTYNPISNTAGPLAADSSLSNLQSQVLFDVSYAIDHNNGIVNLASIGVNMNNDGTLTVDSVALNDALTNHSADVKNFFQQASPAGFATHLKAELTVLNDPTSGLLYTDLAGIKNSQDSISRQIDDFEVRMAAKQDLLTREYVQIDVMLRQLPLLQASVSGQLASLAGLNPTGH